From one uncultured Paludibacter sp. genomic stretch:
- the rmlC gene encoding dTDP-4-deoxyrhamnose-3,5-epimerase (Evidence 2a : Function from experimental evidences in other organisms; PubMedId : 7517390, 7517391; Product type e : enzyme), which translates to MEIIKTPIEDLIIIKPRVFADARGYFYETYNQKNYQEAGIKQNFCQDNQSKSSYGVIRGLHYQLLPHSQAKLVSVVVGSVWDVAVDLRKNSPTFGQWYGVELTAENHLQFLIPQGFAHGFSVLSETAVFSYKCDDFYNPSLERGIIYNDPTLNIDWKIPAEKAVVSEKDLKHPIFKDAEINF; encoded by the coding sequence ATGGAAATAATAAAAACACCGATAGAAGATTTAATTATTATAAAACCACGTGTGTTTGCCGACGCACGCGGATATTTTTACGAAACATACAATCAAAAAAACTATCAGGAAGCTGGAATAAAACAAAACTTCTGCCAGGATAATCAATCCAAATCGAGTTATGGTGTTATTCGCGGATTGCATTATCAGCTTCTTCCTCACAGTCAGGCAAAGTTAGTTTCAGTTGTAGTGGGCTCAGTTTGGGATGTGGCAGTAGATTTACGTAAAAATTCTCCGACTTTCGGACAATGGTACGGCGTGGAATTAACCGCAGAAAATCACCTGCAATTTCTTATTCCTCAAGGGTTTGCGCACGGATTTTCGGTACTAAGTGAAACTGCTGTTTTTTCTTATAAATGTGATGATTTTTATAATCCTTCACTGGAAAGAGGTATAATTTATAACGACCCCACTTTGAATATTGATTGGAAAATTCCGGCAGAAAAAGCGGTTGTTTCGGAAAAAGACCTCAAACATCCGATATTCAAAGACGCAGAAATAAACTTTTAG
- a CDS encoding conserved membrane hypothetical protein (Evidence 4 : Unknown function but conserved in other organisms), with the protein MRRHYPVRKNNENPNNVFLKMHPLARFFISITIALTLLFIFSELNILLRILFAWTAFSLTFLVLGWIVIFTRTVEQIKKKATEDDGSTVFVFFMVVISSFAGLLTVLLLMISQNTDIKNSVWFLPLTIAGILLSWIMIHTIYIFHYAHEYYDADDGKGNRVFGGLEFPNEKSPDYLDFAYFSFVMGCTFQVSDVEISSRRIRRIAMVHGILSFILNTFVVALTINLIAGLGK; encoded by the coding sequence ATGAGAAGACATTATCCCGTTCGGAAAAACAATGAAAATCCGAACAACGTTTTCCTTAAAATGCATCCGTTGGCAAGGTTTTTTATAAGTATAACCATTGCTTTGACATTGCTTTTTATTTTTTCAGAATTAAATATTCTTTTGCGTATTCTTTTTGCTTGGACAGCCTTTTCATTAACTTTTCTTGTGTTAGGTTGGATTGTTATTTTTACACGTACAGTGGAACAAATTAAGAAAAAAGCAACTGAAGACGATGGAAGCACCGTTTTTGTGTTTTTTATGGTTGTAATTTCGTCCTTTGCAGGTTTGCTTACAGTGCTCTTATTAATGATTTCACAAAATACAGACATTAAAAACAGTGTATGGTTTCTACCTCTCACCATTGCAGGAATACTCCTTTCGTGGATTATGATTCATACCATTTATATTTTTCATTATGCGCACGAGTATTACGATGCCGATGATGGAAAAGGAAATCGTGTTTTTGGCGGCTTGGAATTTCCCAATGAAAAGAGTCCGGATTATTTGGATTTTGCTTATTTTTCATTTGTTATGGGTTGTACGTTTCAGGTTTCCGATGTGGAAATATCTTCTCGTCGTATCCGTCGTATTGCTATGGTTCATGGGATACTTTCTTTTATTTTGAACACTTTTGTAGTAGCTTTAACTATTAATTTGATTGCCGGATTGGGGAAATAA
- the rmlD gene encoding dTDP-4-dehydrorhamnose reductase produces MKILITGSNGQLGNEIRVISANYPQHQFFFTDVAELDICDKSAIKNFISENKIEAIINCAAYTAVDKAEDDVELCYKINRDAVKNLGETAQEFGLKIIHVSTDYVFDGTNHIPYTEEMEVKPLGVYGKSKQEGEKVLQESCADAVIVRTSWLYSSFGNNFVKTMLKLGRERDELNVIFDQIGTPTYAQDLADALLKIISSEKIIPGIYHFSNEGVCSWYDFTKSIHKIAGISCNVNPIESKDYPAKVTRPHYSVLNKAKIKRIYGIKIPHWEESLKKCVELLK; encoded by the coding sequence ATGAAAATATTAATCACCGGTTCAAACGGACAACTTGGAAACGAAATTAGGGTTATATCCGCAAATTATCCGCAACATCAATTCTTTTTTACTGATGTGGCAGAATTGGATATTTGTGATAAATCTGCCATCAAAAATTTTATTTCCGAAAATAAAATAGAAGCAATTATCAATTGCGCTGCGTATACAGCAGTTGATAAAGCCGAAGATGACGTAGAATTATGTTACAAAATCAACCGGGATGCTGTGAAAAATTTGGGAGAAACCGCTCAAGAATTTGGTTTAAAAATAATTCACGTTTCTACCGATTATGTTTTTGACGGCACCAATCACATTCCTTATACAGAAGAAATGGAAGTAAAACCTCTTGGCGTTTACGGTAAATCAAAACAGGAAGGGGAAAAAGTATTGCAGGAAAGTTGTGCCGATGCTGTGATTGTACGTACTTCGTGGCTATATTCTTCGTTTGGAAATAATTTTGTAAAAACAATGCTTAAACTCGGTCGTGAACGGGATGAACTGAATGTAATTTTCGATCAAATCGGAACACCGACTTATGCACAAGATTTAGCAGATGCGCTTTTGAAAATCATTTCATCAGAAAAAATAATCCCGGGAATTTATCATTTTTCGAACGAAGGTGTTTGCAGCTGGTACGATTTTACAAAATCAATTCATAAAATTGCGGGAATCTCTTGCAATGTAAATCCAATAGAATCAAAGGATTATCCGGCTAAAGTTACCCGTCCTCATTACAGCGTTTTGAACAAAGCAAAAATCAAAAGAATTTATGGAATTAAAATTCCGCATTGGGAAGAAAGTTTAAAGAAATGTGTTGAACTGTTGAAATAA
- the rmlA gene encoding dTDP-glucose pyrophosphorylase (glucose-1-phosphate thymidylyltransferase) (Evidence 2a : Function from experimental evidences in other organisms; Product type e : enzyme), with protein sequence MKGIILAGGSGTRLYPATKSISKQIIPVYDKPMIYYPLSILMLAGIKDILIISTPQDIHLYENLLGNGSDLGIKLEYAIQPSPDGLAQAFIIGEDFIGNDNVCMILGDNIFYGFDFSRTLREAAKLENGAIVFGYYVNDPERYGVAEFDANGKVLSLEEKPTQPKSNYAVTGLYFYSNDVVKKSKGLKPSKRGELEITDLNRLYLEEGRLSLKMMGRGMAWLDTGTHDSLLEASNFIATIENRQGLKVACLEEIAYRYGYISKEKLLELAETLKKNNYGQYLIKIANEKV encoded by the coding sequence ATGAAAGGCATTATTCTTGCGGGTGGTTCAGGAACTCGATTGTATCCGGCAACAAAAAGTATATCAAAACAAATCATTCCGGTATATGATAAACCAATGATTTATTATCCCTTATCAATACTGATGTTAGCCGGCATTAAAGATATACTTATTATTTCAACTCCCCAGGATATACACTTATATGAAAACTTGCTTGGTAACGGAAGCGATTTGGGAATAAAATTGGAATATGCAATTCAACCTTCACCCGATGGACTTGCTCAGGCATTTATTATAGGTGAAGATTTCATCGGAAACGATAATGTTTGTATGATTTTGGGAGATAATATTTTCTACGGATTTGATTTTTCACGCACACTCCGCGAAGCTGCAAAATTAGAAAATGGCGCTATTGTTTTCGGATATTACGTAAACGACCCAGAACGATACGGTGTAGCGGAATTTGATGCCAATGGGAAAGTATTGAGTTTAGAGGAAAAACCGACGCAACCAAAATCAAATTATGCAGTTACTGGACTTTATTTTTACAGCAACGATGTAGTAAAAAAATCCAAAGGATTAAAACCTTCAAAACGCGGAGAATTGGAAATAACCGATTTAAATAGACTATATTTGGAAGAAGGAAGATTGAGTTTGAAAATGATGGGACGCGGAATGGCTTGGCTTGACACGGGTACTCACGATAGTTTGCTTGAAGCGTCTAATTTCATTGCAACCATCGAAAACCGTCAAGGATTAAAAGTCGCTTGTTTGGAAGAAATTGCATACCGCTATGGTTATATTTCAAAAGAAAAATTACTGGAATTAGCCGAAACGCTGAAAAAAAACAACTACGGGCAATATTTAATTAAGATTGCGAACGAGAAAGTTTGA
- a CDS encoding hypothetical protein (Evidence 5 : Unknown function), protein MPVIKRKYNKELFVLLTAFFSLFFLPVHCQINYEIHKIKFEGNKTFNKKELMKNISIHEINFLERLLKRKEPSFYNEILIQSDVERLIRFYQSQGFLYVQLKLLPPELDDKNHSVNLTFDIQEKNPVLVDSVSFKILSSSLKIDKDSILKRIRKRMELKEKKRFTDDKLSSDMNKINSHFRRSGFAYTQTHYDLELHLEEQKTDVQYKINPGPKTIIDTTLIAGNKYVSSAFIKKQLAYKKGEYFNEKKFDDSRRLLYDLQLFRIVSIVPETNEETKDSIIPVNISITEXPRLSTEFGVGYGTEEKFRTYARATYRSFFGNARRLVFYVKHSAIEPYNVSLSFIEPRFFHKQLSLTISPYFRRQIEPAYDTKTLGITTPLNYKFNERLNATLTYYYERVWQNLNDTVTDIPAIDYTQKFLYNKSGLMGAFSYTTAYPQFSPRKGVSLGIGAKFNGYFFGGDFSYTKLWLDARKYQYLGNSFVLALRGMIGGIHSKDTDGFVPVEDRFYSGGSNSIRGWGRSMLGPLWEENGKPKGGKSIVEMSAEIRRPLFWIIDGAVFLDAGNVWEQSYYYRFNDLAYAAGVGVRFETPIGPIRLDLGMPIRNTKKTPQFFINVGQAF, encoded by the coding sequence ATGCCGGTAATTAAACGAAAATATAACAAAGAATTATTTGTCTTGTTGACAGCATTTTTCTCTTTATTTTTTTTACCTGTTCATTGCCAAATAAATTATGAAATTCACAAAATTAAATTTGAAGGAAATAAAACATTTAATAAAAAAGAATTGATGAAAAATATTTCCATCCACGAAATTAATTTTTTAGAACGCTTATTAAAACGCAAAGAACCTTCTTTTTATAATGAAATACTTATACAATCTGATGTGGAACGTTTAATCCGCTTTTATCAATCGCAAGGTTTTTTATATGTACAATTAAAATTGTTACCACCCGAATTGGACGATAAAAACCATAGCGTAAATCTTACATTTGACATACAAGAAAAAAATCCTGTATTGGTTGATAGCGTTTCTTTCAAAATACTTTCATCGTCACTTAAAATTGATAAAGATTCCATTTTAAAAAGAATTCGTAAAAGAATGGAACTAAAAGAAAAAAAACGATTTACCGATGATAAGTTGTCTTCAGATATGAATAAAATCAATTCTCATTTTAGGCGTAGCGGATTTGCTTATACACAAACGCATTACGATTTAGAACTTCATCTTGAAGAGCAGAAAACAGATGTTCAATATAAAATAAATCCCGGTCCCAAAACTATAATTGACACTACGCTTATTGCGGGGAATAAATATGTAAGTTCTGCTTTTATAAAAAAACAACTTGCTTATAAAAAAGGAGAATATTTCAATGAAAAGAAATTTGATGACAGCCGTCGTTTACTGTATGATTTACAGTTGTTTAGAATTGTTTCCATTGTTCCGGAAACTAATGAAGAAACGAAAGATTCAATTATTCCTGTCAATATTTCAATTACAGAACANCCACGCTTAAGCACTGAATTTGGTGTAGGTTATGGTACGGAAGAAAAGTTTAGGACTTATGCACGCGCAACTTATCGAAGTTTTTTTGGCAATGCAAGACGACTGGTTTTTTACGTAAAACATTCTGCCATAGAACCTTATAATGTCAGCTTAAGTTTTATTGAGCCGCGTTTCTTCCACAAACAACTCTCGCTTACAATTAGTCCATATTTTCGACGGCAAATAGAGCCCGCGTATGATACAAAAACTTTAGGTATAACAACTCCCTTGAATTATAAATTTAACGAACGTTTAAATGCTACTCTTACTTATTATTACGAGCGTGTTTGGCAAAATCTAAATGATACCGTTACAGATATTCCTGCCATAGATTATACTCAGAAATTTTTATATAATAAGTCGGGTTTAATGGGGGCTTTCAGCTATACTACGGCTTATCCTCAATTTTCTCCCAGAAAAGGCGTATCTTTAGGAATTGGAGCTAAATTTAACGGATATTTCTTCGGAGGTGATTTTAGTTATACCAAATTGTGGTTGGATGCTCGAAAATATCAATACTTGGGAAATTCCTTTGTATTAGCTTTACGTGGAATGATTGGCGGAATTCATTCAAAAGACACGGATGGATTTGTACCGGTTGAAGACCGTTTTTATTCAGGAGGAAGTAACTCCATACGTGGTTGGGGGCGTTCAATGCTGGGTCCTTTATGGGAAGAAAACGGTAAACCCAAAGGAGGAAAAAGCATTGTAGAAATGAGTGCAGAAATTCGTCGTCCATTGTTTTGGATTATTGACGGAGCTGTTTTTTTAGATGCAGGAAATGTTTGGGAGCAATCTTATTATTATAGGTTCAATGACCTGGCTTATGCGGCAGGCGTTGGGGTTAGATTTGAAACGCCAATTGGTCCAATTCGTTTGGATTTAGGAATGCCTATTAGAAATACGAAAAAAACACCTCAATTTTTCATAAATGTAGGACAAGCATTTTAG
- a CDS encoding hypothetical protein (Evidence 5 : Unknown function) — MKVLKIILRILMWFIIGIFILMIAAGVALQTRAVKNKIAQVAQSQLNKILIADSKIGRIEGDFFTHIYVKDILLKEKNKSDTITFIPIIRLRYNLLSLLGGTIKINSVELEKPYFSLKQYSDSTWNIMKIVRPSEKKDTAPSSFNMIINAKSVKINDGTIIISSIIKQIPKRVNHFFTDISAIYSNKKQKLDLKNMHFVTKEPDFVLNKLTFSATRDTNSISIEKFRLKTALNEIKADIEYVPNFNSKSVLSIKTAPLHLEEIKCFFPDVELKLHPEITMNAQADTIVHFKLNVKDKVQKLEATFNAKNILQKYFKKNDVIVTYNLDGDFENIDLRDWLNNSQMKYILTGSLKAKGEGVEPKTLLANIEGDLNKSIVLNNRLDLATFDITLIKQRVTGYLNASGNFGKVNIKPVLDEIFEKNPKYNLNVYTQRLNLAKLMNNKQLNSNINFEGNVYGVGINPQTMRTTVKGNFTNTTVYQQTFNTLNVNIKLAEQNLTGQLNGFGNFGTIKIAPNVKKIFSNNPSYTLDLQTQCLNLAKVLNDTSFNSNINLVATFDGVGFDPEKMHVNANMKLDSSSAKGVNIDDLHTKFTFANNQVNIKELSVKTSTLDMFASGVYSMKGNSDLNVKAKIKDGTEISQLANLENFETQGGSVDAHVIGHPKELYADVVFDFDTTKYNNLYFENLKGNAATNLMAKKKTLDGNINVKNFKTGNYTFNSINLSAKSKNNATDLQLNADGTEIETKLTSSLELGDETNVGLSDFMLNYKNNEWKLASPQAYIKIGKNEYVVQDMKLISTDGDSIQVIYADGTISKSGNQDMKIQLQNIDLHKIMDMLNINYKINGNLYLDMTLKGTAINPLLTANYNIKNTTLSDYSFPYFDGSLNYNANKLGIKSDIVSQDSGKLKVDGTLPFEMRLDSMKFNVEKNKSLVAQLKVEKFPLEIVKLFQPIDEVKGSLDGDVLVEGTLENPNPTGEFRLTEGALKWKKYGIDYRTMLANINIQTDKIGVDTFYIRSKDGYMSAKGNAGFKSQFYLGNFKDSKINVKFRNFNPFDHRLFNAEMSGDLKLQGVRDSLVFDGNIKMLQSLFYIPAVMNLFGKTSAPEISKPVLVSELENMHIRPDSVIFTLPYDSVQAKDEISFNLFKSLQGKLKLNIPRNTWIKNEQLRIELMGDLDVYKYRDYFELFGTVDVVRGQYELLGKTFVVKSGSLAFEGGKEINPTLNIDASYTLRTQDKAQRDLRILATGTLQKPELDFTLDGETLSEGDAVSYILFGTSMDNLTSQQQLSTGSSITAQGVAGTAAASLISSQLTKLLGNTLSVDYIEFKTSGSFDQASFVVGKYITNKLFMSYERRFGNYKDDNLNEYEVRLEYELFKFLFLQLTSSPISNGIDAIVKLNSK; from the coding sequence ATGAAAGTATTAAAAATCATATTACGAATTTTAATGTGGTTTATTATCGGAATTTTTATTTTGATGATAGCAGCAGGCGTTGCTTTGCAAACGCGAGCAGTGAAAAATAAAATTGCCCAGGTCGCTCAAAGCCAATTGAATAAAATATTGATTGCCGATTCAAAAATTGGAAGAATTGAGGGAGATTTTTTTACCCATATTTATGTCAAAGATATTTTATTAAAAGAAAAAAACAAATCTGATACGATAACTTTTATCCCGATTATACGTTTGAGATACAATCTTTTATCTTTATTAGGAGGGACAATAAAGATAAATTCTGTGGAGTTGGAAAAACCGTATTTTTCTTTAAAACAGTATTCTGATTCTACGTGGAATATAATGAAAATTGTAAGACCTTCGGAGAAAAAAGACACAGCTCCTTCTTCTTTTAATATGATTATTAATGCTAAAAGTGTAAAAATAAATGATGGAACAATCATAATTTCTTCGATTATTAAACAAATTCCAAAACGAGTAAACCATTTTTTTACAGATATTTCGGCAATTTATTCCAATAAGAAACAAAAGTTGGACTTAAAAAATATGCACTTTGTAACAAAAGAACCGGATTTTGTTTTAAATAAACTCACTTTTTCTGCGACTCGAGATACAAATTCTATCAGTATAGAAAAATTTCGATTAAAAACAGCTTTAAATGAAATAAAAGCTGATATTGAATATGTTCCGAATTTTAATTCAAAATCGGTTTTAAGTATAAAAACTGCGCCGTTGCATTTGGAAGAAATAAAATGTTTTTTCCCAGATGTGGAATTGAAGTTACATCCGGAAATTACAATGAACGCGCAAGCCGACACCATCGTACATTTTAAGCTGAATGTAAAAGATAAAGTCCAGAAACTGGAAGCGACTTTCAATGCGAAAAATATATTGCAGAAATACTTCAAAAAGAACGATGTAATTGTTACCTATAATTTAGATGGAGATTTTGAAAATATTGATTTGCGGGACTGGTTAAATAACTCGCAAATGAAATATATTCTTACGGGAAGTTTGAAAGCTAAAGGTGAAGGTGTTGAGCCTAAAACGCTGTTAGCCAACATCGAAGGAGATTTAAATAAATCAATTGTTTTAAATAACCGGCTGGATTTAGCAACTTTCGATATAACATTGATTAAACAAAGAGTTACAGGTTATTTGAATGCTTCAGGCAACTTTGGGAAAGTAAATATAAAGCCTGTTTTAGATGAGATATTTGAAAAAAATCCGAAATATAATTTAAACGTTTATACACAACGTTTAAACTTAGCCAAATTGATGAACAACAAACAATTAAATTCAAACATCAATTTTGAGGGAAACGTTTACGGTGTTGGAATTAATCCTCAAACAATGAGAACCACAGTAAAAGGAAATTTTACAAACACAACAGTATATCAACAAACATTCAACACATTAAACGTAAATATAAAACTTGCGGAACAAAATTTAACCGGGCAATTAAATGGATTTGGAAATTTTGGAACAATAAAAATAGCGCCAAACGTTAAGAAGATTTTCTCAAATAATCCTTCTTACACGCTTGATTTACAAACTCAATGTTTAAATTTAGCAAAAGTATTAAATGATACCAGTTTTAATTCCAATATAAATTTAGTGGCAACCTTCGATGGCGTTGGCTTTGATCCGGAAAAAATGCATGTGAACGCAAACATGAAACTTGATAGTTCCTCGGCAAAGGGTGTTAATATCGACGATTTACATACGAAATTCACTTTTGCAAATAATCAGGTAAATATTAAAGAGTTGTCAGTTAAAACTTCAACTTTGGATATGTTTGCCTCGGGAGTTTACAGTATGAAGGGAAATTCGGATTTAAATGTCAAAGCAAAAATAAAAGACGGTACGGAAATATCTCAATTAGCTAACCTTGAAAACTTTGAAACACAAGGAGGAAGCGTTGATGCACACGTTATCGGACATCCAAAAGAATTGTACGCTGATGTAGTGTTTGATTTCGATACGACAAAGTATAATAATTTATATTTTGAAAACCTGAAAGGAAATGCGGCTACAAATTTAATGGCTAAAAAGAAAACGTTGGATGGAAATATCAATGTAAAAAATTTCAAAACCGGGAATTACACTTTTAACAGCATAAATTTGAGCGCGAAATCGAAAAATAATGCTACCGATTTACAATTAAATGCAGATGGTACCGAAATTGAAACAAAATTGACAAGTTCGCTCGAATTAGGAGACGAAACCAATGTCGGATTATCTGATTTTATGTTAAATTATAAAAATAATGAATGGAAATTAGCCTCTCCGCAAGCATATATAAAAATAGGCAAAAATGAATACGTTGTACAAGATATGAAACTCATTTCCACCGATGGCGATAGTATTCAGGTGATTTATGCCGATGGCACGATTAGCAAATCTGGAAATCAGGATATGAAAATTCAACTTCAAAACATTGATTTGCATAAAATAATGGATATGCTTAATATCAATTATAAAATAAACGGTAATCTTTATTTGGATATGACGTTGAAAGGAACTGCTATAAATCCTTTGCTTACAGCTAATTATAATATAAAAAACACAACCTTAAGCGATTATAGTTTTCCCTATTTTGATGGCTCTTTGAATTATAATGCGAATAAATTAGGAATAAAATCAGATATTGTGTCGCAAGATAGCGGCAAATTGAAAGTAGACGGGACACTTCCATTTGAAATGAGATTGGATAGTATGAAATTTAATGTTGAAAAAAATAAATCTCTTGTCGCGCAATTAAAAGTGGAAAAATTCCCGTTAGAGATTGTCAAATTATTTCAACCTATTGATGAAGTAAAAGGTTCCTTAGACGGCGATGTTTTAGTAGAAGGAACATTGGAAAATCCTAATCCTACAGGAGAATTTCGCTTAACCGAAGGAGCGTTGAAGTGGAAAAAATACGGTATAGATTACCGCACTATGCTGGCAAATATAAATATTCAAACAGATAAAATTGGTGTAGACACTTTCTATATACGCAGCAAAGACGGTTATATGTCAGCTAAAGGAAATGCCGGATTTAAGTCACAGTTTTATTTGGGCAATTTCAAGGATTCAAAAATCAATGTGAAATTCCGTAATTTTAATCCTTTTGACCATAGATTATTTAATGCGGAAATGTCAGGCGATCTTAAGCTGCAAGGCGTACGCGATAGTTTGGTTTTTGACGGTAATATTAAAATGTTGCAATCGCTGTTTTACATACCTGCTGTAATGAATTTGTTTGGAAAAACTTCTGCACCCGAAATTTCAAAGCCTGTTTTGGTTTCAGAATTGGAAAATATGCATATAAGACCTGATTCTGTTATTTTTACATTACCGTATGATAGCGTCCAAGCTAAAGACGAAATAAGTTTTAACCTTTTCAAATCGCTTCAAGGAAAATTAAAACTGAATATTCCTCGGAATACATGGATAAAAAATGAACAACTTCGGATAGAATTAATGGGGGATTTGGATGTATATAAATATAGGGATTATTTTGAATTGTTTGGAACGGTAGATGTTGTTCGTGGACAATATGAATTATTGGGGAAGACATTTGTAGTTAAAAGTGGAAGTTTGGCTTTTGAAGGCGGAAAAGAAATCAATCCGACTCTTAATATTGATGCGTCTTATACATTACGTACACAAGATAAAGCTCAACGCGATTTACGCATTCTAGCAACCGGAACATTGCAAAAACCGGAGTTAGATTTTACTCTTGACGGGGAAACTTTAAGTGAAGGCGATGCCGTTTCTTATATTTTGTTTGGTACAAGTATGGATAATCTCACTTCGCAACAACAACTAAGTACCGGCAGCAGCATTACGGCGCAAGGAGTGGCAGGAACAGCTGCTGCTTCCTTAATATCCTCTCAACTTACAAAATTGCTTGGGAATACTTTAAGTGTCGATTACATTGAATTTAAAACTTCCGGAAGCTTTGATCAGGCATCGTTTGTAGTTGGAAAATACATTACAAACAAACTTTTTATGAGTTACGAACGGCGGTTTGGAAATTATAAAGATGATAACCTTAACGAATATGAAGTAAGATTGGAATATGAACTTTTCAAATTTTTGTTTTTGCAGTTAACAAGTTCTCCGATAAGTAACGGTATTGACGCTATTGTGAAGCTGAATTCCAAATAA
- a CDS encoding conserved membrane hypothetical protein (Evidence 4 : Unknown function but conserved in other organisms), with the protein MEAQKNKITLKSIWKVLKTAFKGFVDDKVTKLSAALSYATIFSIAPFFVILITIGSYFFGREAVEGQLYSKIEGFVGTQLAENIQSIIQNATISTKSFWSTASGILVVLVGATTVFSEIQDSLNIIWGIKPKPKKGWLLMIRNRLLSFSLILSIGFVLLVSFLISYIFQLLNERLIFYYPDVAVIIFSAITFLLNAIITCFLFGLIFKMLPDAKIKLKDVMVGAIVTTILFLIGQKLISIYMSYSNPGSVYGAAAFVILIMLWVYYSSIILYFGAEFTKSWAVELGNNIYPDEYAVSTKIIEVQKENIKPLESLNKTEIDTTTTEGKKEATQNSIKEKANEHITLDDEKTLSRSEKQ; encoded by the coding sequence ATGGAGGCACAAAAAAATAAAATAACACTGAAATCGATATGGAAGGTGTTAAAAACTGCTTTTAAAGGATTTGTTGATGATAAGGTAACAAAGCTGAGTGCAGCTCTTTCTTACGCGACAATTTTTTCTATAGCTCCCTTTTTTGTAATACTCATTACCATTGGTAGTTATTTTTTTGGAAGAGAAGCCGTGGAAGGACAATTATACTCCAAAATTGAAGGTTTTGTCGGAACTCAACTTGCAGAAAATATACAAAGTATTATCCAAAATGCAACTATCTCTACTAAAAGTTTCTGGTCAACAGCTTCTGGAATTTTGGTAGTTCTTGTAGGCGCCACCACGGTATTTAGTGAAATTCAAGATTCATTAAATATTATCTGGGGCATTAAACCCAAACCTAAAAAGGGTTGGTTGTTGATGATAAGAAATCGACTCCTTTCCTTTTCATTGATTTTAAGCATAGGGTTTGTATTATTAGTTTCATTTTTAATTAGTTACATCTTTCAATTATTAAATGAAAGATTAATTTTTTATTATCCTGATGTTGCAGTAATTATTTTTTCCGCCATCACTTTTTTATTAAATGCAATTATTACTTGTTTTCTTTTTGGGCTTATTTTCAAAATGCTACCTGATGCTAAAATCAAATTGAAAGATGTAATGGTGGGCGCCATAGTAACCACTATTCTCTTTTTAATCGGACAGAAGTTGATTTCAATTTATATGAGTTACAGTAATCCCGGAAGCGTTTATGGAGCCGCCGCTTTTGTAATTCTAATTATGCTTTGGGTATATTATTCCTCTATCATACTTTATTTTGGAGCTGAATTTACCAAATCATGGGCTGTAGAACTCGGAAATAATATTTATCCTGATGAGTATGCCGTTTCTACTAAAATAATTGAAGTACAAAAAGAAAATATAAAGCCGTTAGAATCACTCAATAAAACTGAAATTGACACCACCACTACTGAAGGCAAGAAAGAAGCTACTCAAAACAGTATTAAAGAAAAAGCAAACGAACATATAACTTTAGACGATGAGAAGACATTATCCCGTTCGGAAAAACAATGA